From one Luteolibacter sp. SL250 genomic stretch:
- a CDS encoding thiamine pyrophosphate-dependent dehydrogenase E1 component subunit alpha — protein MVHAMEEGDDHLWQAATAERNLALTAAEKLRILTDMVRARVFEQHAMKYYNAGKMAGFLDLMIGQEGGAAAVCSMLQPQDHTIGGVRGLGFAVMRGLTMRECLAELMGKKTGSCKGKGGMFSFCSPTHHHWGIHGVAAAQTPLAAGFAFAMKYRNQAGVAVCFMGDGAMNQGVFHETLNLAALFSLPVIYVVENNGFSMFTSVKRSSAFKDYLGRRAEMYDMAWDHCHGHDIYAVRASLDSAMRRAREQQRPTLLEISTYRYFGFTIADAMSHRYRTKEEIDWHKEHRDLVNLWLRRLIAEGIATEAMYEVIRTAAKKEAADAVKWADAQPPPEISDISGDVYWETDHRTPASGIGRHFFDD, from the coding sequence ATGGTTCATGCCATGGAGGAGGGCGACGACCATCTCTGGCAAGCCGCCACCGCGGAGCGCAACCTGGCACTCACCGCGGCGGAAAAGCTGCGCATCCTGACGGACATGGTGCGGGCGCGGGTGTTCGAGCAGCATGCGATGAAGTATTACAATGCCGGAAAGATGGCAGGCTTCCTCGATCTGATGATCGGCCAGGAGGGTGGGGCGGCGGCGGTGTGCTCGATGCTGCAACCGCAGGATCACACCATCGGCGGCGTGCGGGGGCTTGGCTTCGCCGTGATGCGTGGCCTGACCATGAGGGAGTGCCTCGCGGAACTGATGGGGAAGAAGACCGGCTCCTGCAAGGGGAAGGGCGGCATGTTTTCCTTCTGCTCCCCGACGCATCATCATTGGGGGATCCATGGTGTCGCAGCCGCCCAGACACCGCTCGCTGCCGGTTTCGCGTTCGCCATGAAATACCGGAACCAAGCGGGTGTCGCTGTTTGCTTTATGGGGGACGGCGCGATGAACCAAGGGGTGTTTCATGAGACGCTCAACCTCGCCGCGCTGTTCTCGCTGCCTGTCATCTACGTGGTGGAGAACAATGGATTCTCGATGTTCACCTCCGTGAAGCGTTCCTCCGCCTTCAAGGACTACCTCGGCCGCAGGGCGGAGATGTATGACATGGCGTGGGATCACTGCCATGGGCATGACATCTATGCCGTCCGAGCCTCTCTGGATTCCGCGATGAGGCGGGCTAGGGAACAGCAGCGACCCACCCTTCTGGAAATCTCCACCTATCGTTACTTCGGCTTCACGATCGCGGATGCGATGAGCCACCGCTACCGGACAAAAGAGGAAATCGATTGGCACAAAGAGCACCGGGATCTGGTGAATCTCTGGCTCCGGCGGCTCATCGCTGAGGGCATCGCCACGGAAGCGATGTACGAGGTGATCCGCACTGCGGCGAAGAAAGAGGCGGCGGACGCCGTGAAGTGGGCCGACGCCCAACCTCCGCCGGAGATCTCCGACATCAGCGGGGATGTCTATTGGGAGACGGACCACCGGACACCTGCCTCAGGAATCGGCCGGCACTTCTTTGACGATTGA
- a CDS encoding ubiquinone/menaquinone biosynthesis methyltransferase codes for MPDATYVRDAFARIADRYVLTNHVLSMGMDIWWRKVVTSRIRKWKPQSLLDVASGTGDLALEIQEACPDCDVTASDFCAEMLAHAESRGLVKTVVADALNLPFPDRAFDVVTVAFGLRNMADYPAALREMNRVLKPGGRLVILDFSLPEGILRAPYRFYLHKILPKLAGALTGEKDAYEYLGGSIEQFPAGKAMTDLLETCGYTATDATPLTFGVVSVYEGTKA; via the coding sequence ATGCCTGACGCCACCTATGTCCGCGACGCCTTCGCCCGCATCGCGGACCGCTATGTCCTGACCAACCACGTGCTCAGCATGGGCATGGACATCTGGTGGAGGAAGGTGGTCACCTCACGCATCCGCAAGTGGAAGCCGCAGTCCCTGCTGGACGTGGCGAGCGGCACCGGGGACCTGGCTCTGGAGATCCAGGAAGCCTGCCCGGATTGCGATGTCACCGCGTCCGACTTCTGTGCGGAAATGCTGGCCCACGCGGAGTCCCGCGGGCTGGTGAAGACCGTCGTCGCGGATGCGCTCAACCTGCCGTTTCCGGACCGTGCTTTTGACGTGGTGACCGTCGCTTTCGGCCTGCGCAACATGGCGGACTACCCGGCCGCGCTGCGGGAAATGAACCGCGTGCTGAAGCCGGGCGGACGGCTGGTGATCCTCGACTTCTCCCTGCCGGAGGGTATCCTCCGCGCCCCCTACCGCTTCTACCTCCACAAGATCCTGCCGAAGCTGGCCGGTGCCCTGACCGGGGAAAAGGACGCCTACGAGTATCTGGGCGGGTCCATCGAGCAGTTCCCCGCCGGCAAGGCGATGACGGACTTGCTGGAAACCTGCGGCTACACCGCCACGGACGCGACGCCGCTGACGTTCGGCGTGGTGTCCGTCTATGAGGGGACGAAGGCTTAG
- a CDS encoding arsenate reductase family protein yields MPTLYAYKNCDTCRKASKWLKENQISHETKAIRETPPSVAELKAALKANGGDLRKLFNTSGGDYREMGIKDRLPGMTEEEALDLLSQNGNLVKRPFLIGEGVALNGFSEAAWKDALA; encoded by the coding sequence ATGCCGACGCTCTACGCCTACAAAAACTGCGACACCTGCCGGAAAGCCAGCAAATGGCTGAAGGAAAATCAGATCTCCCACGAAACGAAGGCCATCCGCGAGACCCCGCCATCTGTCGCCGAACTGAAGGCAGCCCTCAAGGCCAACGGCGGGGACCTGCGGAAGCTCTTCAACACCTCCGGCGGCGACTACCGGGAAATGGGCATCAAGGACCGCCTTCCCGGCATGACGGAGGAGGAGGCGCTGGATCTCCTTTCCCAGAACGGGAATCTGGTGAAACGCCCTTTCCTCATCGGTGAAGGGGTGGCACTCAATGGCTTCAGCGAGGCGGCCTGGAAGGACGCCTTGGCCTGA
- the hisC gene encoding histidinol-phosphate transaminase: MPINQYANSFVCDLVAYETGKPIDETARELGLDPASIVKVASNENPLGPSPKAKAAMREALEEANLYPDGAGFRLRTAIAEKYDLGLENVVIGNGSNEIIELLCHSFLNRDAELIAAEHAFVVYKLMATLFGAKYVEVPDPGFIHDLEGMADAITPNTRLVFIANPNNPTGTVVGQEAIDRFMERVPEHVVVCFDEAYFEFLDEPFDTLKFVRQNRNVAVLRTCSKIHGLAALRVGYGLCGKDVAAILQKARQPFNVNAIAQAGAVAALKDDEHVEQTRAVNKQGLDFYEAAFRTRGLEFVPSVANFILVNVGDGDRVFKEMLKQGVIVRAMRGYKLPDWVRISIGTAEQNARCLEVLDSVLTPVAV; encoded by the coding sequence ATGCCGATCAACCAATACGCCAATTCCTTCGTCTGCGACCTGGTAGCCTACGAAACGGGCAAGCCCATCGACGAAACCGCCCGCGAGCTGGGGCTTGATCCGGCCTCCATCGTCAAGGTCGCCTCGAACGAAAACCCGCTGGGCCCCTCTCCGAAGGCGAAGGCCGCCATGCGTGAGGCACTGGAGGAAGCGAACCTCTATCCGGACGGCGCCGGCTTCCGCCTCCGCACCGCCATCGCGGAGAAATATGACCTCGGTCTGGAGAATGTCGTCATCGGCAACGGCTCCAACGAGATCATCGAACTGCTCTGCCACTCTTTCCTGAACCGCGACGCGGAACTCATCGCCGCGGAGCACGCCTTCGTCGTCTACAAGCTGATGGCGACCCTCTTCGGCGCGAAGTATGTCGAGGTGCCGGACCCGGGTTTCATCCACGACCTGGAAGGCATGGCGGACGCCATCACACCGAACACCCGGCTGGTTTTCATCGCCAACCCGAACAATCCGACCGGCACCGTCGTCGGCCAGGAGGCGATCGACCGCTTCATGGAGCGCGTGCCGGAGCATGTGGTCGTCTGCTTTGACGAAGCGTATTTCGAGTTCCTCGACGAGCCGTTCGACACCCTCAAGTTCGTCCGCCAGAACCGCAATGTGGCGGTGCTTCGCACCTGCTCGAAGATCCACGGCCTCGCCGCGCTGCGCGTCGGCTACGGACTCTGCGGCAAGGATGTGGCCGCCATCCTCCAGAAGGCACGCCAACCTTTCAACGTGAACGCGATCGCCCAGGCGGGAGCCGTCGCCGCCCTGAAGGACGACGAGCACGTCGAACAGACCCGCGCCGTGAACAAGCAGGGGCTGGATTTCTACGAAGCGGCATTCCGCACCCGCGGGCTGGAATTTGTCCCCAGTGTGGCGAACTTCATCCTCGTGAATGTCGGGGACGGTGACCGTGTTTTCAAAGAAATGCTGAAGCAGGGCGTCATCGTCCGGGCCATGCGCGGCTACAAGCTGCCGGACTGGGTGCGGATCTCCATCGGCACGGCGGAACAGAACGCCCGCTGCCTGGAGGTGCTGGATTCCGTCCTCACCCCCGTCGCGGTTTGA
- the mnmE gene encoding tRNA uridine-5-carboxymethylaminomethyl(34) synthesis GTPase MnmE, with amino-acid sequence MSPSSHGSRTTIAAIATPPGTGAVSLIRISGPEAIAVADRATRGKASTATPRTACYCRVYDGKESIDDGLLTVFRGSHGFTGEDSVEFTGHGGMLVTREVLACFLNAGAIHAGPGEFTQRAFLNGKLDLTQAEGVMDLISAQTRLSLRAARSQLEGTLGRRTTEARDSLLETLAHLEAWIDFPEEDIDPQTGRVLRDRITAVLDTVRSLLATADQGRVLREGVRTVIFGEPNVGKSSLLNRLLGFERAIVSDIAGTTRDTIEETINLHGLPIRLIDTAGVRESDDRIEAEGIQRTVRQIEAADLLLEVADGSQPKPGRGILPHTEAKHLLILNKTDLGEHPSWQGTSAVRLSCSTGGGFDELSESIRSALHFADADWGDHAIAINARHQSSLHTARVALEAALTLLDDTSNDVELAAIDLREALDALGEIPGKVDTEDLLGVIFSTFCIGK; translated from the coding sequence ATGTCCCCATCTTCCCACGGCAGCCGCACCACCATCGCGGCGATCGCTACCCCGCCGGGTACCGGCGCTGTTTCCCTGATCCGGATTTCCGGTCCGGAAGCCATCGCCGTGGCGGACCGCGCCACCCGGGGAAAGGCATCCACCGCCACACCCCGGACCGCATGCTACTGCCGCGTGTATGACGGGAAGGAATCCATCGACGACGGCCTGCTGACGGTGTTCCGCGGTTCCCACGGGTTCACCGGGGAGGACAGCGTGGAGTTCACCGGCCACGGCGGCATGCTGGTCACCCGCGAGGTGCTCGCGTGCTTCCTGAATGCCGGGGCGATCCATGCCGGACCAGGGGAGTTCACCCAGCGGGCGTTCCTCAACGGCAAGCTGGACCTCACCCAGGCGGAAGGGGTGATGGATCTCATTTCCGCCCAGACGCGGCTCTCCCTGCGCGCCGCGCGCAGCCAGCTCGAAGGGACGCTCGGCAGGCGCACCACGGAGGCACGTGACTCCCTGCTGGAGACGCTGGCCCACCTCGAGGCATGGATCGACTTTCCGGAAGAGGACATCGATCCGCAGACGGGCCGCGTCCTCCGCGACCGCATCACCGCCGTTCTGGACACCGTGCGGTCCCTGCTGGCCACCGCGGACCAGGGACGCGTGCTCCGCGAAGGAGTCCGCACGGTGATCTTCGGGGAGCCGAACGTCGGCAAATCCAGTCTGCTCAACCGCCTGCTCGGCTTCGAACGGGCCATCGTCAGCGACATCGCAGGAACAACGCGCGACACCATCGAGGAAACCATCAACCTCCATGGACTCCCCATCCGCCTCATCGACACGGCGGGGGTCCGTGAATCCGACGACCGGATCGAAGCGGAGGGCATCCAGCGCACCGTCCGCCAGATCGAAGCGGCGGATCTCCTGTTGGAAGTGGCCGATGGGAGCCAGCCGAAGCCTGGCCGCGGCATCCTCCCGCATACGGAAGCAAAACACCTGCTGATCCTGAACAAGACGGATCTCGGAGAGCATCCCTCATGGCAGGGCACCTCCGCCGTCCGTCTTTCCTGCTCCACGGGGGGAGGCTTCGACGAACTTTCAGAATCCATCCGCAGCGCCCTCCACTTCGCCGACGCGGACTGGGGGGACCACGCCATCGCCATCAACGCCCGTCATCAGTCCAGCCTCCACACCGCCCGGGTCGCGCTGGAAGCCGCCCTCACCCTGCTGGATGACACCTCGAATGACGTCGAATTGGCCGCGATCGACCTGCGCGAAGCCCTGGACGCGCTCGGAGAGATCCCCGGCAAGGTCGATACCGAGGACCTTCTGGGCGTGATCTTCAGCACCTTCTGCATCGGCAAATGA
- a CDS encoding NAD-dependent deacylase, with protein sequence MNIVILTGAGVSAESGLQTFRGADGLWEGHRVEDVATPDAFGRNPELVQRFYNERRARLLDGTVHPNPAHLALARLEREYPGQVLLITQNIDDLHDRAGSKNLLHLHGELLKCRCVVCAHTGEVRTDLTARSICPECDSTGTLRPDIVWFGEMPYHLDEISAALQRADLFVSIGTSGSVYPAAGFVAMAARNQASTLELNLEATSREFRDRRMGPASEVVPLWVAEVLGK encoded by the coding sequence ATGAACATCGTCATCCTCACCGGAGCGGGGGTTTCCGCGGAGTCAGGACTGCAGACCTTCCGCGGAGCGGACGGGCTGTGGGAGGGACACCGCGTGGAGGACGTGGCCACCCCGGATGCTTTCGGGCGGAATCCGGAACTGGTCCAGCGGTTCTACAATGAGCGCCGCGCCCGGTTGCTGGACGGCACCGTCCACCCGAATCCGGCCCACCTCGCGCTGGCCCGGCTGGAGCGTGAATATCCCGGCCAGGTCCTGCTCATCACCCAGAACATCGACGACCTGCACGACCGCGCCGGTTCGAAAAATCTCCTCCACCTTCACGGTGAGCTCCTGAAATGCCGCTGCGTGGTCTGCGCCCATACCGGGGAAGTCCGCACGGATCTCACCGCCCGGTCCATCTGCCCGGAATGCGACTCCACGGGCACCCTGCGACCGGACATCGTCTGGTTCGGGGAAATGCCCTACCATCTGGATGAAATCTCCGCCGCGCTCCAGCGGGCGGATCTTTTCGTGTCCATCGGCACCTCCGGCTCGGTTTATCCCGCCGCGGGCTTCGTCGCCATGGCCGCCAGGAACCAGGCCAGCACCCTGGAGCTGAATCTGGAGGCAACCAGCCGAGAGTTCCGCGACCGCCGCATGGGCCCGGCCAGCGAGGTGGTGCCGCTGTGGGTGGCCGAGGTACTCGGGAAATAG
- a CDS encoding prephenate dehydrogenase/arogenate dehydrogenase family protein translates to MRDDFTNVTILGGGLLGGSLALALPKPGGVPRVKLWVRRAETAAEAEAAGITEVTCDLAEAVAEADLIILAVPVGVMPGLVSAAVESGLREGCLITDVGSVKQFPHQAITPLLAGTGVHFIGSHPMAGSEKTGITAADADLFRNAACILTNDDHVAGSEAAALDRFWQSLGCRTAWMSAEVHDALVARISHLPHIISASGARISLQDPAEGRFGGGGLRDTTRVAGGNPDMWAEILIENRRAIAAPLRETIEDLREILASLENGEQESVRQWLTTAKERRDLYQSPIT, encoded by the coding sequence ATGAGAGACGATTTCACGAATGTCACGATCCTAGGCGGAGGGCTGCTCGGCGGCTCCCTCGCCCTTGCTCTTCCCAAACCCGGCGGCGTGCCGCGGGTGAAGCTGTGGGTCCGCCGGGCGGAAACCGCGGCGGAAGCGGAAGCCGCTGGCATCACGGAGGTGACCTGTGATCTGGCGGAGGCCGTGGCGGAGGCGGATCTCATCATCCTGGCCGTGCCGGTCGGTGTCATGCCCGGGCTGGTATCCGCCGCTGTGGAATCCGGCCTCCGGGAGGGCTGCCTCATCACGGATGTGGGCAGCGTGAAACAATTCCCCCACCAGGCGATCACCCCTCTGCTGGCCGGGACGGGTGTCCATTTCATCGGCAGCCATCCCATGGCCGGATCGGAGAAAACCGGCATCACCGCCGCCGACGCCGATCTTTTCAGGAACGCCGCCTGTATCCTGACCAATGACGATCATGTCGCAGGCTCGGAAGCCGCGGCGCTGGACCGCTTCTGGCAGTCGCTCGGCTGCCGCACCGCGTGGATGAGCGCGGAGGTCCATGACGCGCTGGTCGCCCGGATCAGCCATCTGCCTCACATCATTTCCGCCAGCGGCGCCCGCATCTCCCTCCAGGATCCTGCGGAGGGACGTTTCGGTGGTGGCGGGCTGCGCGACACCACGCGTGTGGCGGGAGGAAATCCGGACATGTGGGCGGAAATTCTCATCGAGAACCGCAGGGCCATCGCCGCACCGCTCCGCGAAACCATCGAGGATCTCCGTGAAATCCTTGCCAGCCTCGAAAACGGCGAACAAGAAAGCGTCCGCCAATGGCTCACCACCGCCAAGGAACGGCGGGATCTCTACCAATCACCCATCACCTGA
- the aroA gene encoding 3-phosphoshikimate 1-carboxyvinyltransferase produces MSSEFRVKAITRLHAEFSVPGDKSMSHRAAILGGLSNGSCTIRNFLPSEDCVNTLNAMKSLGANYEVLEALEGYGPVDLVIHGQSGKLSAPAAPIDCGNSGTGMRLLAGLLAGQPFTTELFGDASLSGRPMGRITVPLGQMGANIETKGEKPGCAPLLIHGAKLTPIDYDMPVASAQVKSAVLLAGLFADGTTSVTQPAETRDHTERMLTSFRVSTKHEGNTISIYGGQVPEATDFIVPGDISSAAFWLVAAAAIPGSRLVIKNVGLNPTRTAILKVLSRMGAHMIDVLHETHGEPIGNVEIHGAELHGTTIFPEEVPNLIDEIPVIAVAAALAEGRTIIRNAKELRVKETDRITTVVDNLRAMGANVTEFEDGMEIEGGAPLHGATIDSFGDHRIAMAFAIAGLFASGETVIRNVECVNTSYPGFAHHLDAIRREKSAPEDFNLPTVSK; encoded by the coding sequence ATGTCGTCGGAATTCCGAGTCAAAGCCATCACCCGCCTCCATGCAGAATTCAGCGTGCCCGGCGACAAGAGCATGTCCCACCGGGCCGCCATCCTCGGCGGGCTTTCCAACGGCTCCTGCACGATCCGGAATTTCCTCCCCAGTGAGGACTGCGTGAACACGCTCAACGCGATGAAGTCGCTGGGCGCCAACTACGAGGTGCTGGAAGCGCTGGAAGGCTACGGTCCGGTGGATCTGGTGATCCACGGCCAGTCCGGCAAACTCAGCGCGCCCGCCGCCCCCATCGACTGCGGGAATTCCGGCACCGGCATGCGCCTGCTCGCCGGACTGCTGGCCGGCCAGCCATTCACCACTGAGCTTTTCGGGGATGCCTCCCTTTCCGGCCGCCCGATGGGCCGCATCACCGTGCCTCTCGGCCAGATGGGCGCGAACATCGAGACCAAGGGTGAAAAGCCCGGCTGCGCCCCTCTGCTGATCCATGGAGCGAAGCTCACCCCCATCGACTATGACATGCCGGTGGCCAGCGCCCAGGTGAAGAGCGCCGTCCTGCTGGCCGGTCTGTTCGCGGATGGAACGACCTCCGTCACCCAGCCTGCGGAAACGCGGGACCACACGGAGCGCATGCTGACTTCCTTCCGCGTCAGCACGAAGCACGAGGGCAACACCATCTCCATCTACGGCGGCCAGGTGCCGGAGGCCACGGACTTCATCGTTCCAGGTGACATTTCCAGCGCCGCCTTCTGGCTCGTCGCGGCGGCCGCCATCCCCGGCTCCCGCCTGGTCATCAAGAACGTGGGACTCAACCCCACCCGCACCGCCATCCTCAAGGTGCTCTCCCGCATGGGCGCGCACATGATCGACGTGCTGCATGAGACCCACGGCGAACCCATCGGCAATGTCGAGATCCACGGTGCGGAACTGCATGGCACGACCATTTTCCCGGAGGAAGTGCCGAACCTCATCGACGAGATCCCGGTCATCGCCGTCGCCGCCGCGCTCGCGGAAGGCCGGACGATCATCCGCAACGCGAAGGAACTCCGCGTGAAGGAAACCGACCGCATCACCACGGTGGTGGACAACCTCCGGGCCATGGGCGCGAATGTCACCGAGTTCGAGGACGGCATGGAGATCGAGGGCGGCGCGCCGCTCCACGGTGCGACCATCGACAGCTTCGGCGACCACCGGATCGCCATGGCATTCGCCATCGCCGGCCTGTTCGCCTCCGGCGAGACGGTCATCCGCAACGTCGAGTGTGTGAACACATCCTACCCGGGCTTCGCCCACCACCTTGACGCCATCCGCCGGGAGAAATCCGCCCCGGAAGACTTCAACCTGCCCACCGTTTCCAAGTGA
- the cmk gene encoding (d)CMP kinase, which translates to MSAPHTHFAIALDGPAASGKSTLAKNLAARLGLVMVNSGAMYRAVTWKALKENISPSDNGAVVEMLGRITITTGVKENLSTIEIDGEDPGDALRSEEVNANVSAISAIPEVRVLLVNLQRDYLQGHSIVMEGRDIGSVVFPDTPYKIYVDAAEHVRAARRSQVGEIDSVAARDAADSKRNTSPLVIAEGATVLDTSDHTIESGVDAAIDILRQQGLPLSRP; encoded by the coding sequence GTGAGCGCGCCCCACACCCACTTCGCCATCGCACTGGACGGCCCCGCCGCCTCCGGCAAAAGCACCCTTGCCAAGAATCTCGCCGCAAGGCTGGGCCTGGTGATGGTGAACTCAGGCGCGATGTACCGTGCCGTGACCTGGAAGGCGCTGAAGGAAAACATCTCCCCCTCGGACAACGGCGCCGTCGTGGAGATGCTCGGCCGGATCACCATCACCACCGGGGTGAAGGAGAACCTTTCCACCATCGAGATCGACGGTGAGGACCCCGGCGACGCGCTCAGGAGTGAGGAAGTGAACGCGAACGTCTCCGCCATTTCCGCCATCCCGGAAGTGCGCGTGCTGCTGGTCAACCTCCAGCGCGACTACCTGCAGGGCCACAGCATCGTGATGGAAGGCCGGGACATCGGCTCCGTGGTGTTCCCGGACACGCCCTACAAGATCTATGTGGACGCGGCTGAGCATGTGCGCGCCGCCCGCCGCAGCCAGGTGGGTGAGATCGACTCCGTCGCCGCCCGGGACGCCGCGGACAGCAAGCGCAACACCTCCCCTCTCGTCATCGCGGAAGGGGCCACGGTCCTGGACACGTCCGACCACACCATCGAAAGCGGCGTGGACGCCGCCATCGACATCCTCCGCCAACAAGGCCTTCCCCTTTCCCGACCATGA
- a CDS encoding lysophospholipid acyltransferase family protein has product MMRWIYWLGWMSFGAAFRTIFGMRVIGGENLITEGPVLVASNHQSFLDPPLIGNLYKTEMVFLARKSLFKGPATWVYPQWNAIPVDQDRPDMASLKTIIRKLKEGHRVLVFPEGARTMDGSLGEAAPGIGLIAAKSGAPIQPVRISGAREALPRGSGRIRFARITVTIGKPIHLTPEELKAASGKQGYDDLAKRIMASIGEL; this is encoded by the coding sequence ATGATGAGGTGGATCTACTGGCTGGGCTGGATGTCGTTCGGCGCCGCATTCCGGACCATCTTCGGGATGAGGGTCATCGGCGGGGAAAATCTGATCACGGAAGGTCCGGTTCTCGTGGCCTCCAACCACCAGAGCTTCCTCGATCCGCCGTTGATCGGGAACCTCTACAAGACGGAGATGGTCTTCCTGGCGCGCAAATCCCTCTTCAAAGGACCCGCAACCTGGGTCTATCCCCAATGGAACGCCATTCCCGTGGACCAGGACCGGCCGGACATGGCCAGTCTGAAGACCATCATCCGCAAGCTGAAGGAAGGCCACCGCGTGCTGGTGTTCCCGGAAGGCGCGCGGACGATGGACGGAAGCCTCGGTGAGGCAGCCCCGGGCATCGGCCTCATTGCCGCGAAGTCGGGAGCACCCATCCAGCCGGTCAGGATCAGCGGTGCCCGTGAGGCCCTGCCGCGTGGTTCAGGCCGCATCCGCTTCGCCCGGATCACAGTGACCATCGGCAAACCGATCCACCTGACTCCGGAAGAGCTGAAAGCGGCATCCGGCAAGCAGGGCTATGATGATCTGGCCAAGAGGATCATGGCCTCCATCGGCGAGCTCTGA
- a CDS encoding HAD-IB family phosphatase → MSKSIHLEVSIDGQKLDVFDKSGLLRSFAVSTAAKGVGFREGSYRTPVGRFRISEMIGGDRKRHTIFKQRVPVGIWKKGTQKNEDLVLTRIIRLEGLDPENANTMERFIYIHGTNHENLIGRPASWGCVRLRNAEMEELFEMVSVGDRVFIHPPERNGPNIMFFDCDSTLSSIEGIDELARARGAKVYAQVVALTDAAMNGAIPLDEVFPRRMEIIRPDRKTCDAVAAQYISTMMPGAVGLIKWLKKNNWLPVIVSGGFAPLIKPLADHLGIEHVEAVPLHLDGKGKYAGYGTDYPTTRNLGKNEIIREWKAALLPAKTAMMGDGISDLETKQDVDLFFGFGGVVARPLVKAGSEHWIEKLSDRRVIRLLEGVVSQRNGEIISKQMSQFNLRARKSKLGSAPMSTSTKKAPKGKRYTDEEKNDILGFVQKYNDDNGRGGQSAASKKYGISQLTIASWLKSGASSGAKRGRKGASVKGGKGGSFSSKLNALSALANQIDKAEADLAKLKAKFQALKSDL, encoded by the coding sequence ATGAGCAAATCCATTCATCTAGAGGTCTCGATCGACGGGCAGAAGCTCGATGTATTCGACAAAAGCGGGCTGCTCCGCAGCTTCGCCGTCTCCACGGCGGCAAAGGGTGTCGGCTTCCGGGAGGGCAGCTACCGCACTCCGGTCGGCCGGTTCCGCATTTCCGAGATGATCGGAGGGGACCGGAAGCGCCATACCATCTTCAAACAGAGGGTCCCTGTCGGAATCTGGAAGAAGGGCACCCAAAAGAACGAGGATCTGGTGCTCACACGTATCATCCGCCTGGAAGGCCTGGACCCGGAGAACGCCAACACCATGGAGCGTTTCATCTATATCCATGGGACCAACCATGAGAATCTGATCGGCCGGCCGGCCAGTTGGGGCTGTGTCAGGTTGAGGAACGCGGAGATGGAGGAGTTGTTTGAAATGGTGTCGGTCGGTGACCGGGTTTTCATTCATCCTCCGGAACGGAATGGGCCGAATATCATGTTCTTCGACTGCGATTCCACGCTGTCATCGATCGAAGGCATCGATGAACTGGCGCGCGCCAGAGGGGCGAAAGTGTATGCGCAGGTCGTCGCGCTGACGGATGCCGCGATGAACGGAGCCATCCCGCTGGATGAGGTTTTCCCGCGCCGGATGGAGATCATCCGGCCGGACAGGAAGACCTGCGATGCGGTGGCGGCCCAGTATATCAGCACCATGATGCCGGGAGCGGTGGGTCTCATCAAGTGGTTGAAAAAGAACAACTGGCTGCCTGTCATCGTTTCCGGAGGGTTTGCCCCTCTCATCAAGCCTCTCGCCGACCACCTGGGGATCGAGCATGTCGAGGCGGTTCCCCTCCATCTCGACGGAAAAGGGAAATACGCCGGATATGGAACGGACTACCCCACCACGCGGAATCTCGGGAAGAATGAGATCATCCGCGAGTGGAAAGCCGCTCTGTTGCCCGCGAAAACAGCGATGATGGGAGATGGCATTTCCGATCTGGAGACAAAGCAGGATGTGGATCTGTTCTTCGGATTCGGTGGGGTGGTGGCCCGCCCATTGGTGAAGGCCGGCTCCGAACATTGGATCGAAAAACTATCTGATAGACGGGTCATCCGTCTCCTGGAGGGGGTGGTGTCGCAGCGCAATGGTGAAATAATATCAAAACAAATGTCACAATTTAACTTGCGCGCCCGAAAGTCCAAGTTAGGTTCCGCCCCGATGAGCACATCCACCAAGAAAGCCCCGAAAGGGAAGCGATATACCGACGAGGAGAAGAACGATATCCTCGGCTTCGTCCAAAAGTATAATGACGACAATGGCCGTGGCGGTCAGAGCGCTGCCTCGAAGAAGTATGGCATCTCCCAGCTTACCATCGCCAGTTGGCTGAAATCCGGCGCTTCTTCCGGCGCGAAGCGCGGCCGTAAGGGCGCATCCGTCAAAGGTGGCAAGGGCGGAAGCTTCTCCTCGAAGCTCAACGCGTTGTCCGCTCTCGCCAACCAGATCGACAAGGCTGAGGCTGATCTCGCCAAACTGAAGGCCAAGTTCCAGGCCCTCAAATCCGACCTCTGA